A single region of the Enterobacter cloacae complex sp. R_G8 genome encodes:
- a CDS encoding LysR substrate-binding domain-containing protein: MSAQDRQTLSLPSLRNLQAFIAVANALSIHQAAEQLNVTPSAVSHQIASLESWMGKKLFIRSGKGVQLTPTGEKYLREVSAAMSAIGRATDQIVKEKDNAVLRVHSSPTFGLSWLLRRLGKFRAEYPDITINLTCSYENLQFARDNIDIDIRHGIPDWDAYRVMTIKNDTLVVLASPEYAQKHPISTPTDLLQQSLISSTSTLVNWEKWFAWHNIDRPWLNFSLSFDRSYMSFEAARMGLGFILESKMMATDHLKDGSLVQVLPDEMGIAINAHHLVMPHMNERAWKIQQFVEWIDRELRLSGYHL, translated from the coding sequence ATGTCCGCGCAGGATCGCCAGACGTTATCACTGCCCTCGCTCAGAAATTTGCAGGCATTCATCGCCGTCGCTAACGCATTGAGCATCCATCAGGCGGCCGAACAGCTCAATGTCACCCCCTCCGCGGTCAGCCATCAGATCGCGTCGCTGGAGTCGTGGATGGGCAAGAAATTATTCATCCGCAGTGGCAAAGGGGTTCAGCTCACCCCGACGGGAGAAAAATATCTGCGGGAGGTCTCGGCGGCGATGAGCGCCATCGGACGCGCCACCGATCAGATCGTCAAAGAGAAAGATAACGCCGTGCTTCGGGTGCACTCCTCGCCCACCTTCGGGTTGTCATGGCTGTTACGCCGCCTGGGTAAGTTTCGCGCCGAATATCCCGATATCACCATCAATCTCACCTGCTCCTATGAGAATCTGCAATTCGCCAGAGATAATATTGATATTGATATCCGCCACGGTATCCCGGACTGGGATGCTTACCGGGTGATGACCATTAAAAACGACACGCTGGTGGTGCTGGCCTCGCCGGAGTATGCACAAAAACACCCCATCAGCACCCCCACCGATCTGCTGCAACAGTCACTCATCTCGTCCACCAGCACGCTGGTGAACTGGGAAAAATGGTTCGCCTGGCACAATATCGACAGGCCCTGGCTCAACTTCAGCCTCAGCTTTGACCGCTCCTATATGAGCTTTGAAGCGGCGCGCATGGGGCTGGGATTTATTCTTGAGAGCAAAATGATGGCGACAGACCACCTGAAAGATGGCTCACTGGTGCAGGTACTGCCGGATGAGATGGGGATCGCCATTAATGCGCACCATCTGGTGATGCCGCATATGAATGAACGCGCGTGGAAGATCCAGCAGTTCGTTGAGTGGATTGACCGGGAGTTGCGATTGTCGGGGTATCACCTGTAA
- a CDS encoding MFS transporter, with the protein MSRIEQAVPYINTKKTNYRFVVLALIFIVYAINYADRTNIGAVLPFIIDEFHINNFEAGAIASMFFLGYALSQIPAGFFIAKKGIRGMVALSIFGFSAFTWLMGTATSVLGLKCIRLGLGLTEGPCPVGLASTINNWFPPREKATATGVYIAATMFAPILVPPLAVWIAMTWGWRWVFFSFAIPGLVIAVLWYLLVRTRPSESTFVSKAELETITAGQETPDARRENIVISPGFARLDRLIRVRDLAPVSTVKGLFTSKNILGDCLAYFMMVSVLYGLLTWIPLYLVKEKGFTFMSMGLVASMPCIGGFIGAIFGGYVSDKLLGRRRKPTMMFTAISTVLMMVIMLNIPQSTVAVCVGLFFVGLCLNIGWPAFTAYGMAVADSKTYPIAASIINSGGNLGGFVSPMLAGYLLDKTGSFNSVFIYFGICAAIGLFMIMLLDEPK; encoded by the coding sequence ATGTCTCGTATAGAACAAGCTGTCCCCTACATAAACACGAAAAAAACCAATTACCGTTTCGTTGTGCTGGCATTAATTTTTATTGTGTATGCCATTAACTATGCTGACCGGACAAATATTGGTGCAGTACTGCCCTTTATCATTGATGAGTTTCATATCAATAATTTCGAAGCCGGTGCCATCGCCAGTATGTTCTTTTTGGGATACGCATTGAGCCAAATTCCGGCGGGCTTTTTTATCGCCAAAAAGGGTATTCGCGGCATGGTGGCGCTGTCGATATTCGGTTTCTCGGCGTTTACCTGGCTGATGGGTACGGCGACCTCTGTTCTGGGTCTGAAGTGTATTCGGCTGGGCCTGGGGCTAACGGAGGGGCCGTGCCCCGTCGGACTGGCCTCCACCATCAATAACTGGTTTCCCCCCAGGGAGAAGGCGACGGCCACGGGGGTCTACATCGCGGCCACCATGTTCGCGCCGATCCTCGTGCCGCCGCTGGCGGTGTGGATCGCCATGACCTGGGGCTGGCGTTGGGTCTTCTTCTCCTTCGCGATCCCCGGTCTGGTCATTGCCGTTCTGTGGTATCTGCTGGTGCGTACCAGACCATCGGAGAGCACATTTGTCTCTAAAGCCGAACTGGAGACCATTACTGCGGGCCAGGAGACGCCGGACGCCAGGCGGGAAAACATCGTGATTTCACCGGGCTTTGCACGTCTTGACCGCCTGATCCGCGTGCGGGACTTAGCCCCGGTGAGCACAGTGAAAGGGCTGTTTACCTCGAAGAATATCCTCGGCGACTGTCTGGCCTATTTCATGATGGTCAGCGTGCTGTATGGCCTGTTGACGTGGATCCCGCTCTATCTGGTGAAAGAGAAAGGCTTTACGTTTATGAGCATGGGGCTGGTCGCCAGTATGCCGTGCATCGGCGGGTTTATCGGGGCGATCTTTGGCGGTTACGTATCCGACAAACTGCTCGGCCGCCGGCGTAAACCGACCATGATGTTTACCGCCATCAGCACCGTGTTAATGATGGTCATCATGCTGAATATCCCGCAAAGCACCGTTGCGGTTTGTGTGGGGCTGTTTTTTGTCGGCCTCTGTCTGAATATCGGCTGGCCTGCTTTTACGGCTTACGGTATGGCGGTTGCAGACAGTAAAACTTATCCCATTGCCGCGTCAATTATCAATAGCGGCGGGAATCTCGGCGGATTTGTTTCCCCGATGCTGGCGGGTTATCTGCTGGATAAAACAGGAAGTTTTAACTCTGTCTTTATTTATTTCGGTATTTGTGCAGCGATTGGCTTATTTATGATTATGTTGCTGGATGAGCCGAAATAA
- a CDS encoding SDR family NAD(P)-dependent oxidoreductase — protein sequence MLLKDKVAVITGAASVRGLGFATAKLFAGQGAKVVIIDLDAEASRAAAANLGEEHLGLAANVSNELQVNAAIEQVLGKYGRIDILVNNAGITQPIKLMEIKRENYDAVLDVSLRGTLLMSQAVIPTMRAQKSGSIVCISSVSAQRGGGIFGGPHYSAAKAGVLGLAKAMARELGPDNVRVNCITPGLIQTDITAGKLSDEMKTTILAGIPLNRLGDAQDIARAALFLGSDLSSYSTGITLDVNGGMLIH from the coding sequence ATGCTACTGAAAGATAAAGTCGCCGTTATTACCGGCGCGGCTTCTGTACGCGGTTTGGGTTTTGCCACGGCTAAATTATTTGCCGGGCAGGGTGCGAAGGTGGTGATTATCGATTTAGATGCCGAAGCCAGTCGGGCTGCCGCGGCGAATCTGGGTGAAGAGCATCTGGGCCTGGCGGCGAACGTCAGCAATGAATTACAGGTCAACGCCGCCATTGAGCAGGTGCTGGGAAAATACGGGCGTATCGATATTTTGGTGAATAACGCCGGTATTACTCAGCCGATCAAGCTGATGGAGATTAAACGCGAGAATTACGACGCGGTGCTGGACGTCAGCCTTCGCGGCACGCTGCTGATGTCCCAGGCGGTGATCCCCACCATGCGTGCGCAGAAGTCGGGCAGCATTGTCTGCATTTCATCGGTATCAGCCCAGCGCGGCGGCGGTATTTTCGGTGGCCCCCATTACAGCGCGGCTAAAGCCGGTGTGCTGGGCCTGGCGAAAGCGATGGCCCGCGAGCTGGGACCGGATAACGTACGCGTCAACTGCATCACTCCCGGCCTTATCCAGACGGACATCACCGCAGGCAAGCTCAGCGATGAGATGAAAACCACCATCCTGGCGGGCATTCCGCTTAACCGCCTCGGCGACGCGCAGGATATAGCCCGCGCCGCGCT